Proteins from one Actinopolymorpha sp. NPDC004070 genomic window:
- a CDS encoding aminotransferase class V-fold PLP-dependent enzyme encodes MTWDVTAMTGEAPTAKSDPAGSPDWGDTRAAWDLDPEVAHLNHGSFGAVPRTVRAAQARWRDLSDANPMNYYREIRIPAVQAARVRAAAFLGAAPDSLGLVGNATAGVSTVLASFPLGPDDEVILTDHSYGAVTLAAHRWARSAGARVVTAPVDLLASDEEVTSAVLAAFTSRTRLLIIDHITSQTARLFPVAALAAAATERGVATLVDGAHVPGMLPVQVERLGADFWVGNFHKWAFAPRGVAGLWIAQPWRDRIRPLVASWSEEHEFPAAFDQQGTADDSAWLAVPDALDFFTAWQPQRLRDHNNALAAYGQQVVGAALGVAPEAGGGAPELSMRIIPLPAGVATDQEGAHALSGRIAKDLRIEVAVTCWRERGFVRVSAQAYNAAEEYERLATGLAHLLG; translated from the coding sequence GTGACCTGGGACGTGACGGCGATGACCGGTGAGGCGCCGACGGCGAAGTCAGATCCGGCAGGCTCGCCCGACTGGGGAGACACCCGGGCGGCATGGGACCTCGATCCCGAGGTCGCGCACCTCAACCACGGGTCCTTCGGCGCCGTCCCGCGGACGGTTCGAGCCGCCCAGGCCCGGTGGCGCGACCTGTCCGACGCGAACCCGATGAACTACTACCGCGAGATCCGCATCCCTGCCGTCCAGGCCGCTCGGGTGCGCGCCGCGGCCTTCCTCGGTGCCGCGCCGGACTCCCTGGGGCTGGTCGGCAACGCGACCGCGGGTGTGAGCACGGTGCTCGCGTCGTTCCCGCTCGGACCGGACGACGAGGTGATCCTGACCGACCACAGCTACGGAGCGGTGACCCTCGCCGCTCACCGCTGGGCACGTTCGGCGGGCGCACGCGTCGTGACGGCCCCGGTGGATCTGCTCGCCTCCGACGAGGAGGTGACCAGCGCCGTCCTCGCCGCGTTCACCAGCCGGACGCGCCTGCTGATCATCGACCACATCACGTCCCAGACAGCGCGGCTGTTCCCGGTCGCGGCTCTCGCCGCCGCCGCGACGGAACGAGGCGTCGCGACCCTGGTCGACGGCGCGCACGTACCGGGGATGCTGCCGGTCCAGGTCGAGCGGCTCGGAGCCGACTTCTGGGTGGGCAACTTCCACAAGTGGGCATTCGCCCCGCGCGGGGTGGCCGGCCTGTGGATCGCCCAGCCGTGGCGCGACCGGATCCGTCCGCTGGTCGCGTCCTGGAGCGAGGAACACGAGTTCCCGGCCGCGTTCGACCAGCAGGGGACCGCGGACGACTCTGCCTGGCTGGCCGTTCCCGACGCCCTCGACTTCTTCACCGCCTGGCAGCCGCAGCGGCTGCGCGACCACAACAACGCGCTCGCGGCGTACGGACAGCAGGTGGTGGGCGCCGCCCTCGGCGTCGCACCGGAAGCCGGCGGAGGTGCGCCCGAGTTGTCCATGCGGATCATTCCGTTGCCGGCGGGAGTGGCCACCGACCAGGAAGGCGCGCACGCACTGTCCGGCCGCATCGCGAAGGACCTGCGCATCGAGGTGGCGGTCACCTGCTGGCGTGAACGCGGCTTCGTGCGGGTCTCGGCCCAGGCGTACAACGCGGCCGAGGAGTACGAACGCCTCGCGACCGGCCTCGCCCACCTCCTGGGCTGA
- a CDS encoding M23 family metallopeptidase produces MTPSHLFSARPAVPRRTALLITAGLALVVLLADAAAASAVAFATSSTHASAAASAAAPSRWVWPLSPRPEIVRRFDPPDAPWGRGHRGVDLLGSDGQPVRAAGAGVVTYAGLLAGRGMVTVRHGDLRTTYQPVTPEVSVGAHVDAGTEVGLLRTAGGHCAPRTCLHWGLLRGDDYLDPLSLLGTGPPRLLPLDGHRSTEAVAPALRPHRAGRGDRRDLGPASAAPTTTATLVAGPSGPSASSSSSGPAAASLLTNVRWTPFTLPPPSAIRPAANSPSVPSPPDEPARRGESAPGTGATRPKYVRGAEFSPAAIPMALSSLATPSPRADDTAGQDRRLGASRTGMPTLLTTVMAPAAGALAGAVAAGLLVRRSGAPMVRPPLPPRPPSAPPAPAFGSALGPAPSRRRRPAPVVDLASMRRRSGRAA; encoded by the coding sequence ATGACTCCCTCCCACCTCTTTTCCGCACGTCCGGCGGTCCCACGCCGCACCGCCCTGTTGATCACGGCCGGCCTGGCGCTCGTGGTGCTTCTGGCGGACGCGGCAGCCGCGTCCGCGGTGGCGTTCGCGACGTCTTCCACTCATGCGTCTGCGGCGGCCTCGGCCGCGGCCCCGTCACGCTGGGTGTGGCCGCTGTCACCGCGCCCGGAGATCGTCCGTCGCTTCGATCCGCCCGACGCACCGTGGGGCCGGGGGCACCGCGGTGTCGATCTGCTGGGCTCTGACGGTCAGCCGGTCCGCGCCGCCGGTGCGGGCGTGGTCACCTACGCCGGTCTCCTCGCCGGGCGCGGAATGGTCACGGTCCGGCACGGAGACCTCCGTACGACCTACCAACCGGTGACCCCGGAGGTCTCGGTCGGTGCCCACGTCGACGCGGGCACCGAGGTGGGCCTGCTGCGTACGGCCGGCGGTCACTGTGCGCCGCGAACGTGCCTGCACTGGGGGCTACTTCGCGGCGACGACTACCTCGACCCGCTGTCGCTGCTCGGTACCGGCCCGCCGCGCCTGCTCCCCCTCGACGGGCACCGGTCCACCGAGGCGGTGGCGCCGGCCCTGCGGCCACACCGAGCCGGTCGCGGGGACCGCCGAGATCTAGGCCCTGCGTCGGCAGCACCGACCACGACGGCCACGCTGGTAGCCGGCCCGTCGGGCCCCTCGGCTTCGTCGAGCTCGTCGGGTCCGGCGGCAGCATCGTTGCTGACGAACGTGCGCTGGACCCCGTTCACCCTTCCGCCACCTTCCGCCATCCGGCCGGCGGCGAACTCGCCGAGCGTGCCCTCCCCACCGGACGAGCCCGCCCGAAGGGGCGAGTCAGCCCCGGGGACCGGGGCCACGCGGCCGAAGTACGTCCGAGGGGCCGAGTTCTCTCCAGCAGCGATACCGATGGCGCTGTCCTCGCTCGCGACACCGTCCCCGCGTGCCGATGACACGGCCGGCCAGGACCGCCGGCTCGGCGCCTCGAGGACCGGGATGCCGACGCTGCTCACCACTGTCATGGCTCCCGCGGCAGGTGCCCTCGCCGGTGCGGTCGCGGCGGGTCTGCTGGTCCGTCGCAGCGGCGCCCCGATGGTCCGGCCACCGCTGCCGCCCCGGCCGCCCTCTGCGCCGCCCGCCCCGGCGTTCGGCTCCGCGCTCGGGCCGGCACCGTCCCGGAGACGACGGCCGGCACCGGTCGTGGACCTCGCCTCGATGCGCCGCCGGTCCGGGCGAGCCGCCTGA
- the rpsB gene encoding 30S ribosomal protein S2 — protein MAVVTMRQLLESGVHFGHQTRRWNPKMKRYIFTERNGIYIIDLQQSLSYIDRAYQYVKDTVEHGGSILFVGTKKQAQEAIAEQATRVGMPYVNQRWLGGMLTNFQTVYKRLQRLKELEELDFDDVAGSGMTKKELLQLRRERDKLDRTLGGIRRMQRLPSAVWIVDTKKEHLAVDEAKKLGIPVIAILDTNCDPDEVDFPIPGNDDAIRSVSLLTRIISDAVADGLMARAGGGEETQVGAELGAEEPLPEWERELLARSEAEAAAGGEGEKAVNGGQAAASTESATPEAATPEAASTEAASTEQAAPAQATATADAPAGESDGNA, from the coding sequence ATGGCCGTCGTCACGATGAGGCAGCTGCTCGAGAGCGGCGTTCACTTCGGACACCAGACCCGGCGCTGGAACCCGAAGATGAAGCGCTACATCTTCACCGAGCGCAACGGCATCTACATCATCGACCTGCAGCAGTCGCTGTCGTACATCGATCGTGCGTACCAGTACGTCAAGGACACCGTGGAGCACGGCGGCTCGATCCTTTTCGTGGGTACGAAGAAGCAGGCCCAGGAGGCCATCGCCGAGCAGGCGACCCGGGTCGGGATGCCCTATGTCAACCAGCGCTGGCTGGGCGGCATGCTCACCAACTTCCAGACCGTCTACAAGCGGCTGCAGCGCCTCAAGGAGCTCGAGGAGCTCGACTTCGACGACGTGGCCGGCTCGGGCATGACCAAGAAGGAGCTCCTGCAGCTTCGCCGCGAGCGGGACAAACTCGACCGCACCCTCGGCGGTATCCGCCGGATGCAGCGGCTGCCCAGCGCGGTGTGGATCGTCGACACCAAGAAGGAGCACCTCGCCGTCGACGAGGCCAAGAAGCTCGGCATCCCGGTCATCGCGATCCTGGACACCAACTGCGACCCCGACGAAGTCGACTTCCCGATCCCGGGCAACGACGACGCGATCCGTTCGGTCTCGCTGCTCACCCGGATCATCTCCGACGCGGTCGCCGACGGGCTGATGGCCCGTGCCGGTGGTGGCGAGGAGACGCAGGTCGGCGCCGAGCTCGGTGCCGAGGAGCCGCTGCCGGAGTGGGAGCGGGAGCTCTTGGCGCGCTCGGAGGCCGAGGCCGCCGCAGGTGGCGAGGGTGAGAAGGCCGTGAACGGCGGGCAGGCTGCCGCGAGCACCGAGTCGGCGACCCCCGAGGCTGCGACCCCCGAGGCTGCGAGCACCGAGGCCGCCAGCACCGAGCAGGCCGCTCCGGCGCAGGCCACGGCCACCGCCGACGCTCCGGCCGGCGAGTCCGACGGCAACGCCTGA
- the tsf gene encoding translation elongation factor Ts yields the protein MSTITAADVKRLREATGAGMMDCKNALQEADGDFERAVEVLRVKGAAKAAKRGAERTAANGIVVAKDGALVELNCETDFVAKNEQFQALGAELAAAAAGSKADSAPALAAATLPDGKTANEAVDALAAVIGEKLAIGRVAVFDGPTAVYLHRRATDLPPQVGVLLEYEGADEEAAKSAAMQVAAMRPQYAIRDDVPAEVVESERRIAEETARSEGKPEQALPRIVEGRVNGFFKDAVLVEQPSVHDQHKTVGQLLSDAGVTVKRFVRFEVGQS from the coding sequence ATGAGCACCATCACAGCAGCCGACGTGAAGCGGCTCCGGGAAGCCACCGGGGCCGGGATGATGGACTGCAAGAACGCCCTTCAGGAAGCCGACGGCGACTTCGAGCGCGCCGTCGAGGTTCTGCGGGTCAAGGGCGCGGCCAAGGCCGCCAAGCGCGGAGCCGAGCGCACCGCCGCCAACGGCATCGTCGTCGCCAAGGACGGCGCCCTGGTCGAGCTCAACTGCGAGACCGACTTCGTGGCCAAGAACGAACAGTTCCAGGCGCTGGGCGCCGAGCTCGCCGCTGCCGCTGCCGGCTCGAAGGCCGACTCCGCTCCGGCGCTGGCCGCGGCGACGCTTCCCGACGGCAAGACCGCCAACGAGGCGGTCGACGCCCTCGCCGCGGTGATCGGTGAGAAGCTCGCGATCGGCCGCGTTGCGGTCTTCGACGGGCCGACCGCCGTCTACCTCCACCGGCGCGCCACCGACCTGCCGCCGCAGGTCGGCGTTCTCCTCGAGTACGAAGGTGCCGACGAGGAGGCCGCGAAGAGCGCGGCGATGCAGGTTGCCGCGATGCGCCCGCAGTACGCCATCCGCGACGACGTACCCGCAGAGGTCGTCGAGAGCGAGCGGCGGATCGCCGAGGAGACCGCCCGCTCCGAGGGCAAGCCCGAGCAGGCGCTCCCGCGCATCGTCGAGGGCCGGGTCAACGGCTTCTTCAAGGACGCGGTTCTGGTGGAGCAGCCCTCCGTCCACGACCAGCACAAGACGGTCGGCCAGCTCCTCAGCGACGCCGGGGTCACCGTGAAGCGCTTCGTGCGCTTCGAGGTCGGCCAGTCCTGA
- the pyrH gene encoding UMP kinase produces the protein MTAAAIPPSAPQERPFDRVLLKLSGEVFGGGRLGVDPNVVASIAKQLADVVRSGVQVAVVVGGGNFFRGAELQQGGMDRVRADYMGMLGTVMNCLALQDFLEKEHVDTRVQTAITMGQIAEPYIPRRAIRHMEKGRVVIFGAGSGMPYFSTDTVAAQRALEVGAEVLMKATSVDGVYDADPKQVPEATKFEQISFGECLRRRLRVADATAFSLCMEHRLPIIVFNLLEDGNIARVVRGERIGTLVSADS, from the coding sequence ATGACGGCCGCAGCCATCCCGCCCTCCGCCCCCCAGGAGCGCCCCTTCGACCGCGTACTCCTGAAGTTGTCCGGCGAGGTCTTCGGTGGCGGGCGGCTCGGAGTCGACCCGAACGTCGTGGCGAGCATCGCCAAGCAGCTCGCCGACGTCGTGCGCAGCGGCGTCCAGGTCGCGGTCGTGGTGGGCGGCGGCAACTTCTTCCGCGGCGCCGAGCTTCAGCAGGGCGGCATGGACCGGGTCCGCGCCGACTACATGGGCATGCTGGGCACGGTGATGAACTGCCTCGCGCTCCAGGACTTCCTGGAGAAGGAGCACGTCGACACCCGCGTGCAGACGGCGATCACCATGGGACAGATCGCCGAGCCCTACATCCCGAGGCGGGCGATCCGCCACATGGAGAAGGGCCGGGTCGTCATCTTCGGCGCCGGATCCGGGATGCCGTACTTCTCCACCGACACGGTGGCCGCGCAACGCGCACTCGAGGTCGGTGCCGAGGTGCTGATGAAAGCCACCTCCGTCGACGGGGTCTACGACGCCGACCCCAAGCAGGTGCCCGAAGCGACGAAATTCGAGCAGATCAGCTTCGGCGAGTGCCTGCGCAGGCGGCTGCGGGTCGCGGACGCGACCGCGTTCAGCCTGTGTATGGAGCACCGCTTGCCGATCATCGTCTTCAACCTGCTCGAGGACGGCAACATCGCTCGGGTCGTCCGGGGTGAGAGGATCGGAACACTCGTCTCGGCCGACTCCTGA
- the frr gene encoding ribosome recycling factor, with the protein MDQTLRDAEQKMGKAVDFAKDEFAAIRTGRAHPAMFAKIQAEYYGTPTPIQQLASFQIPEARLVVISPYDKNSMAAIEKSIRDSDLGVNPANDGSVIRIALPELTQERRKEYVKLARQKAEEARVSVRGVRRHAKEALDRLSRDGEAGEDDVARAEKHLDSLTRKYVEQVDGVLKHKEEEILEV; encoded by the coding sequence ATCGACCAGACTCTCCGCGACGCGGAACAGAAGATGGGCAAGGCCGTTGACTTTGCCAAAGACGAGTTCGCCGCGATTCGGACCGGCCGTGCGCATCCGGCCATGTTCGCGAAGATCCAGGCGGAGTACTACGGCACGCCCACGCCGATCCAGCAGCTTGCCTCCTTCCAGATTCCGGAGGCCCGGCTTGTTGTGATCTCTCCGTACGACAAGAACTCCATGGCGGCGATCGAGAAGTCGATCCGCGACTCCGACCTCGGCGTCAACCCCGCCAACGACGGCAGTGTGATCCGGATCGCGCTGCCTGAGCTGACCCAGGAGCGCCGCAAGGAGTACGTCAAGCTCGCCAGGCAGAAGGCGGAGGAGGCGCGGGTCTCGGTCCGCGGCGTCCGCCGGCACGCGAAGGAGGCGCTGGACCGCCTGTCCCGCGACGGCGAGGCCGGCGAGGACGACGTGGCTCGCGCGGAGAAGCACCTCGACTCGCTGACGCGCAAGTACGTCGAGCAGGTCGACGGTGTTCTCAAGCACAAGGAAGAAGAGATCCTCGAGGTCTAG